In Hyalangium minutum, a genomic segment contains:
- a CDS encoding peptidylprolyl isomerase — protein sequence MRRLPSRVFACLLLLTALPACVRNVPASPSADAEALGQIQAWEDRRSLGEGQLVAWAQGQRGTGVQLRALRALARIQDPATLEVILASLAASEPQVREEAAFAAGQLGLSWEPLAEEVKARLTDALRAAEAAEADAGVRRTLLESLSKVNTPGAVQRLIERLGDSREGVAGRAALALGVVGRRGASLAEVPLERVGALLAPEQAEETRYGATYLLVYLKRPAALELLRQCAADASPEVRAICAKGFAEVGGQDDAPVLGKLLADPVPRVAAEAARSLAKLSLKCEGPCATLEALRGLKRQAGAVAAGASAEGHAILALAQTGLSPSGRSVLEELRRALREAPRGASAVALDDVAWLDCRLAAAMDRQAGAIAEVLRCGGDRVPEPRRVALGLREVALGQTPAGQGGAKDAVNWLRHADARVRLSALEWVAARPGPEALEAVRALIAGDDPVVAGAAAATAGTMKATEALPEVRALAARVPQEPDLAEPVAGALVALEGKEAEPLLRTWLGHPHSNVRRVAAESLTQLTGQPVRSSRVEMPADTFRPPVAPTGAKLTFRTKKGDITVALDTEQAPLTSGNLYALARKGYFRHVTFHRVVPDFVAQGGDPRGDGEGGPGYSIRCELTHRPYLRGTMGMALAGKDTGGSQFFFTHTPQPHLDGRYTVFGEVTAGMDVVDALLEGDVILDVQAEP from the coding sequence ATGCGCCGCCTGCCCTCCCGCGTGTTTGCCTGCCTGCTTCTCCTGACCGCGCTTCCGGCCTGCGTCCGGAATGTGCCCGCCTCGCCCTCCGCTGACGCCGAGGCGCTGGGGCAGATCCAGGCCTGGGAGGATCGCCGCTCGCTGGGCGAGGGGCAGCTCGTCGCGTGGGCCCAGGGGCAGCGGGGCACGGGGGTTCAGCTCCGGGCCTTGCGTGCGCTGGCGCGGATCCAGGATCCCGCGACGCTCGAGGTCATCCTCGCCAGCCTCGCGGCCTCCGAGCCTCAGGTGCGGGAGGAGGCCGCCTTCGCCGCAGGGCAGCTGGGGCTCTCCTGGGAGCCGCTGGCGGAAGAGGTAAAGGCCCGGCTCACGGACGCACTGCGAGCGGCCGAGGCGGCGGAGGCGGACGCGGGCGTGAGGCGCACGCTCCTGGAGTCGCTGAGCAAGGTGAACACGCCGGGGGCGGTGCAGCGGCTCATCGAGCGGCTCGGAGATTCGCGGGAGGGGGTGGCGGGGCGAGCGGCACTGGCGCTGGGCGTGGTTGGCCGCCGGGGCGCCTCGCTCGCGGAGGTGCCGCTGGAGCGGGTGGGGGCGCTGCTGGCGCCGGAGCAGGCGGAGGAGACGCGCTATGGCGCCACCTACCTGCTCGTCTACCTGAAGCGCCCTGCGGCCCTCGAGCTTCTGCGCCAATGCGCCGCGGATGCCTCTCCGGAGGTCCGCGCGATCTGTGCGAAGGGCTTCGCGGAGGTAGGAGGGCAGGACGATGCGCCCGTGCTGGGGAAGCTGCTGGCGGATCCGGTGCCCCGAGTGGCGGCCGAGGCCGCGCGCTCGCTGGCGAAGCTCTCCCTCAAGTGCGAGGGCCCGTGCGCCACGCTCGAAGCGCTGCGGGGCTTGAAGCGCCAGGCTGGGGCGGTAGCGGCCGGGGCCTCGGCGGAGGGACACGCCATTCTGGCCCTGGCCCAGACCGGGCTCTCGCCCTCTGGCCGTTCGGTGCTGGAGGAACTGAGGCGCGCGCTCCGGGAGGCGCCTCGGGGGGCCTCGGCCGTGGCACTCGATGACGTGGCATGGCTGGACTGCCGGCTGGCCGCGGCGATGGATCGCCAAGCGGGGGCCATCGCGGAGGTGCTCCGCTGCGGAGGCGACCGAGTGCCAGAGCCGCGACGGGTGGCACTGGGACTGCGCGAGGTGGCACTGGGGCAGACGCCAGCGGGGCAGGGCGGCGCGAAGGATGCGGTGAACTGGCTGCGTCACGCGGACGCACGGGTGCGCCTGTCCGCACTGGAGTGGGTGGCTGCACGGCCTGGTCCCGAGGCACTGGAGGCCGTGCGAGCCCTCATCGCGGGCGATGATCCCGTGGTGGCGGGAGCGGCAGCAGCGACGGCGGGCACGATGAAGGCCACCGAGGCGCTACCGGAGGTTCGCGCCTTGGCGGCCCGGGTACCGCAGGAACCGGATCTGGCCGAGCCCGTGGCGGGAGCGCTCGTGGCACTGGAAGGCAAGGAGGCGGAGCCGCTGCTGCGGACGTGGCTCGGCCACCCTCACTCCAACGTGCGGCGCGTGGCGGCGGAGTCCCTCACCCAGTTGACGGGACAGCCCGTGCGCTCGTCGCGTGTGGAAATGCCGGCCGACACATTTCGGCCGCCCGTGGCGCCTACGGGGGCGAAGCTCACGTTCCGCACGAAGAAGGGCGACATCACCGTGGCGCTGGACACGGAGCAGGCGCCGCTCACCTCGGGCAACCTCTATGCGCTGGCGCGCAAGGGGTACTTTCGCCATGTGACCTTCCACCGGGTGGTGCCAGACTTCGTCGCGCAGGGCGGCGATCCCCGAGGGGATGGAGAGGGAGGGCCCGGCTACTCCATCCGGTGCGAGCTGACGCACCGTCCATACCTGCGCGGCACGATGGGCATGGCGCTCGCGGGCAAGGACACGGGAGGCAGCCAGTTCTTCTTCACGCACACGCCGCAGCCGCACCTGGACGGGCGCTACACGGTCTTCGGTGAGGTGACGGCGGGGATGGACGTGGTGGACGCGCTGCTGGAGGGGGACGTCATCCTCGACGTGCAGGCGGAGCCCTAG
- a CDS encoding AAA family ATPase, producing the protein MPSDTPLSRLTAALSATVVGQPHVIADLVTAFLARGHVLLEGVPGVAKTLIARSMASALGLQFTRVQFTPDLMPTDILGTNVFHPAENAFRLVRGPVFTEVLVADEINRTPPKTQAALLEAMEERQVTIDGITHPLPPHFFVVATQNPLELEGTYPLPEAQLDRFLMRVRVSYPDSDAEVAMLRGFHQREGKPATVERVLEVPTLMELQTRAARVTCDESILAYVVKLARETRAHPRVRLGASPRSAQAVLAAAKARAALQGADFVTPDEVKAVVPSVLNHRLLLKAEAEVEGVTTDDVLRQTLEQVKVPR; encoded by the coding sequence ATGCCCAGCGATACTCCCCTGTCCCGGCTCACCGCGGCGCTCAGCGCCACGGTGGTAGGCCAACCCCACGTCATCGCCGATCTGGTGACGGCCTTCCTCGCCCGCGGCCATGTGCTGCTGGAGGGCGTGCCCGGCGTGGCGAAGACGTTGATCGCCCGCAGCATGGCCTCCGCGCTCGGGCTGCAGTTCACCCGCGTCCAGTTCACCCCGGACCTGATGCCGACCGACATCCTCGGCACCAACGTCTTTCACCCCGCGGAGAACGCCTTCCGCCTGGTGCGAGGCCCGGTGTTCACCGAGGTGCTCGTCGCGGACGAGATCAACCGCACCCCTCCCAAGACGCAGGCGGCGCTGCTCGAGGCCATGGAGGAGCGCCAGGTCACCATCGACGGCATCACCCATCCGCTGCCGCCGCACTTCTTCGTGGTGGCCACGCAGAACCCCCTGGAGCTGGAGGGCACCTACCCGCTCCCGGAGGCTCAGCTCGATCGCTTCCTGATGCGCGTGCGTGTGAGCTACCCGGATTCGGACGCGGAGGTGGCCATGCTGCGCGGCTTCCACCAGCGCGAGGGCAAGCCCGCCACGGTGGAGCGCGTGCTGGAGGTGCCCACGCTCATGGAGTTGCAGACCCGCGCGGCCCGCGTCACGTGCGATGAGTCCATCCTGGCCTACGTGGTGAAGCTCGCCCGGGAGACGCGGGCGCATCCTCGGGTGCGCCTGGGGGCTTCTCCGCGCTCGGCGCAGGCGGTGCTGGCTGCCGCGAAGGCCCGTGCGGCCCTGCAGGGCGCGGACTTCGTCACCCCGGACGAGGTGAAGGCCGTGGTGCCCAGCGTGCTCAATCACCGGCTCCTGCTCAAGGCCGAGGCCGAGGTGGAGGGCGTGACGACGGACGACGTGCTGCGGCAGACGCTCGAGCAGGTGAAGGTCCCCCGGTGA
- a CDS encoding DUF58 domain-containing protein, whose product MSLGRPVPTGLAVALLAAALVPSALAVASPSFGWLALALDVAVVVLCAVDFLRAPRASDVEVRRTVEPILRSGVANAVHLELTCRRSEPLRGEVRDEAPLNVTVEGHRQPFALAPGPRPTRLSYTVNPPARGDARFGDIHLRLMGPLGLCSRQVRIPAEHSVKVYPDLTALTQEALALTRASDAPAERVQRRVGEGREFESLREYRNGDDYRTIDWKASARRARTMVRVYQPERNQPVLLLLDCGRHMAGKVDGRRKLDHAVDAALRLAKVSLDAGDLVGVLAFASDVRAYLPPRKGREHLRLLTETLYRAEAALEESDYGKAYDFAFARSSRRSLVVLFTDLVDPDASGTLVARTLMLRPRHLPLVASLLDEDLQAAASAVPDSPQGAYTRQAAARLEDEYRRTAVTLRDSGVLVVRAPARGFGAAAINTYLHVKSRGLL is encoded by the coding sequence GTGAGCCTCGGCCGCCCCGTCCCCACCGGGTTGGCCGTGGCGCTGCTGGCGGCGGCGCTCGTGCCCTCGGCCCTGGCCGTCGCGAGCCCGTCGTTCGGGTGGCTGGCCCTGGCGCTCGATGTGGCCGTGGTGGTGTTGTGCGCGGTGGACTTCCTGCGCGCACCGCGAGCCTCGGACGTGGAGGTGCGCAGGACGGTGGAGCCCATTCTGCGCTCGGGCGTGGCCAATGCCGTCCACCTGGAGCTCACGTGCCGGCGCAGTGAACCGCTCCGTGGAGAGGTGCGGGACGAGGCTCCCTTGAACGTCACGGTGGAGGGGCATCGGCAGCCCTTCGCCTTGGCCCCCGGACCTCGCCCGACGCGGCTGAGCTACACGGTGAACCCTCCCGCCCGAGGGGACGCGCGCTTCGGGGACATCCACCTGCGGCTGATGGGCCCGCTGGGGCTCTGCTCCCGGCAGGTCCGCATCCCCGCGGAGCACTCGGTGAAGGTGTACCCGGATCTCACCGCGCTCACGCAGGAGGCGCTGGCGCTGACGCGCGCCTCGGATGCTCCCGCCGAGCGCGTGCAGCGGCGCGTGGGAGAGGGCCGCGAGTTCGAGTCCCTGCGCGAGTACCGCAACGGGGACGACTACCGCACCATCGACTGGAAGGCCTCCGCTCGCCGCGCCCGGACCATGGTGCGCGTGTACCAGCCCGAGCGGAACCAGCCGGTGCTGCTGCTGCTCGACTGTGGACGCCACATGGCGGGCAAGGTGGATGGCCGCCGCAAGCTGGACCATGCGGTGGACGCGGCGCTGCGGCTGGCCAAGGTCAGCCTGGACGCGGGAGATCTGGTGGGGGTGCTCGCCTTCGCCAGCGACGTGCGTGCCTACCTGCCTCCTCGCAAGGGCCGAGAGCACCTGCGCCTGCTCACGGAGACGCTCTACCGCGCCGAGGCCGCGCTCGAGGAGAGCGACTACGGCAAGGCCTACGACTTCGCCTTCGCGCGCAGCTCCCGGCGCTCGCTGGTGGTGCTCTTCACGGATCTGGTGGATCCGGACGCCTCGGGCACGCTGGTGGCCCGAACGCTCATGCTGCGCCCGCGCCACCTGCCCCTGGTGGCCTCGCTGCTGGACGAGGATCTCCAGGCCGCAGCCTCCGCAGTGCCCGACTCACCCCAGGGGGCTTACACGCGCCAGGCGGCTGCTCGCCTGGAGGACGAGTACCGGCGCACGGCGGTGACGTTGAGGGACTCGGGAGTGTTGGTGGTGCGAGCCCCCGCCCGAGGGTTCGGCGCGGCCGCCATCAACACCTACCTCCACGTCAAGTCTCGCGGGCTGCTCTGA